The window TTCCGGATTGTCCGGTTCGTAATAGCCTGGGCGGTAAATAAAGCTAACGATATCGGCGTCCTGCTCGATGGAGCCAGACTCGCGCAGGTCGGCCAGCTGCGGAATTGGCGGCGTGCGCGACTCGACCGAACGGCTCAGCTGACTGAGGGCAATCAGCGGCACGTTGAGCTCACGGGCGATCAACTTTAGGCCGCGGGAAATTTCCGACACTTCCTGGACGCGGTTACCGTTGTGATTGTTGGTGGCCTGCATCAGCTGCAGGTAGTCGACGATGATCAGGCCAATTTCGCCTTCGTGCGCTAAACGGCGAGCTTTGGTGCGCATTTCCAGAATGCTGAGGCCCGGCGTATCGTCAATGTAAATCGGCGCTTCTGCCATCTCGCCCATGGCTTCGGATAATTTCTCAAAATCATCGCCGCTCAAATTACCGGTACGAATATTCCAGCTATCAACGCCGGCCGCATCCGCCAACATACGATCGGTCAGCTGCTCCTTGCTCATCTCGAGGCTGAAAAACAGCACCGGCTTTTTCTCGATCGTCGCTACGTTGTAGGCTAGGTTAGTCACCAACGTCGTCTTACCCATGGCTGGACGGGCGGCCAGGATAATCAAATCCGACTTCTGCAGGCCCGCTGTCATGGTGTCCAGATCGCGGTAGCCAGTCCGCATACCGCGCAGGCTGCCCTTGTTGCGGTGAAGCTCCTCGATACGGTCAAAGCTGTCGGTCAAGATACTTTCCAGGCTGACCAGATCCTGTTTCAATGACTGGTCGGAGACGCTGAATAATTCGGCCTCGGCTTTTTCTAATAATTCCTGGGTCGTCGTCGATTCGTCATAGCCGAGTTCGGTGATGCCGCTGCTGGCCTTGATTAAGCGCCGCCGCACCGCTGTTTGCGCCACCATTTCGGCGTACGCCGCTGCGTGCGCTGCTGTCGGCACGTAGTTGGTGAGCTCCGTCAAATACGCCGAGCCACCGATGAGTTCCAGCTCGTCCTTGCGCTTGAGTTCATCGGTCAAGGTCAAGAGGTCAACTGGCTTATGTTTTTCAAATAGCCGCATCATACCAGCGAAAATTAGCCCGTGGTTTTTATCATAAAAGTCGTTCGGTTTGACTATTTCCGCGGCGTCGGCTAGGACTTCCTCGTCGATGAGAATTGCGCCGAGCAGGCTTTTTTCAGCGTCCAGGTTTTGGGGCGGCAATTTGCCCGCTATGGTCTCGGTTTGGGTTGTTTCGCTCATGATAATTCCTCCAGGTTAACTTCTTCGCCGCCGCCCATTAGCTCGGCAATTTTCGCAAGCTCGGCGTCTTTGGGCGGGGCTTTTTGTCCGATTGTCGCAATATCCAGTTCAGTGCCGGTGACTTGTTGCACAATTGTCGCAATAAGCGGGCGATTCTTGGCATCATCTAGTTTCTTTTTATTAAAGGCATTACCGACGTACAGGGTCAAGGTGTTGCCGTTTCGTTGCCAACTGCAGTGTTGCAACAATGTCGCAATAGCGAACGACTGTTCTTTGGCCAGGGCGATGATTTTATCCCAGTCGATGTCTGTGGCGGAGGTCGGCGGATTGTCCGACGTTGGTTGATTGTCTGCCGGGGTGGCGGCGCCTACGGCTTCCTTACTCTTAGAGTCATTAGTTTGCTGATTCTTTGGGGTAGTTTTTGGCAAATTTTCTGCTGGCTGCGCGGCTGGTGTTTCTGTATCAGCTGCCGATGACTCTGGCTTATCTATTGGCGATTTGGAAATGGTGAGTGGCGGTTTGGCTGTGGTTTTGGGACTGGTGATCGACGGCGATATCAGCTCGGGCGATGTGTCGGTCACCTGTTCCCTATTGTCCATAAATATCGTCAATAATTTCAAGTCCGGATGCGGATGGCGGTCGATCTCGATTAGCTGCTTGACTAATGTAATTAACTCTGGCCGCTGATGTAAGCGTGCTCGCAGTAGCGACAATAATTGACGGGACAGGACGACCGGATCGGTGCCAGCTTGCTCTAGTTCATCCAGCAAACTCAGCGCCCCAGAAGCGTCGCGCTGCTGGTACAACTCCAGCAGATTTTCCAGCGTTTCAGCGGCGCTCAGTCCCAGATACTGAGCTACATTGGCTGAGTTCAGTGGTTTGTTAGCGTCCGCCAATGCTGACAATTGATCAAGCATGCTGATGCCGTCGCGAAACCCGCCGCGCGAACGCTCAGCGATCAACCGTGCAGCGTCTTCCTCGATACTAAAGCCCTCTTTTTCGGCAATAGTCATCAACTGGCGCGCCATGATGTCTGTCGGAATGGGGCGGAAGAAAAATTGCTGGACGCGGCTGAGGATGGTGGCGGGCAGCTTGTCGGCGTCGGTGGTCGCCAGGATAAACACCACGTGCGCTGGCGGTTCCTCTAGGGTCTTTAGCAGTGCGTTAAAGGCAGGCTTGGACAACATGTGAACTTCGTCGATGATGTAAATTTTTTTCGGTGCGGAAACGGGCGCGACTTGGGCTTTTTCGCGCAGGGTGCGGATGTCGTCGACACCGTTGTTGCTGGCGGCGTCAATTTCAATAATATCCAGGTGCGAGGCATCCTCATCGTACGGTAACTGATTGATTTCATGCGCTAAAATTCGCGCTACGCTGGTCTTGCCCACGCCGCGCGGACCCGTCAGTAAATACGCATGGGCGATTTTACCCTGCTCCAGCGCTCGGCGCAAAATGTTGGTCACATGATCTTGTCCCAACACCTCGTCCAAGCTGCGACTGCGATATTTGCGGTACAGTGCTTGACTCATTACTTATGTATTATAACGCAAAGTATGGGATTAGTAAGCTGTTTGGTGGTTGATTAAAAGACAGCACGCCCCACACGAGCACTCCTTAAAACAGCGCCAACTGTGTGCTGGGTATTTCGATGTTAATGGCGCCGTCAATTGTTTGCGCCTGGTAGCCGATGAATTTTTTCACGTTGTATGCCAGCAGCTGTCCATCGTAGTCGGTGATGAGTACCGAGCCGATGACGCTGATGACGACGCCAGCCATGGTTTTATGCCCCGTCATATCAATCACACTACTGAGGTCTCGACCGTCCGTGTGAAAATACTCGTCGCACATGATGAGCGTCCGATTTGGAAAATCCAGCCCCAGTTTTTGCTGAATGCGTATCAGCGTGTCAGCTAGGGCCTGCTCCGCCGCTGCAGTATCGAGCGGCTGCTTGATCATCCCTAGCTTTTTGCTGGCAGCCACCATTTCTATGATGCCGTCCAGGCCGGCTATTTTCGCCTCATACTGCCGGGCGATCAACGCCGAAGCAAACGTTTCCAGCTTCACCGCCAGGCGCGCTCCCTGCTCCAGCAGCCGCCGAATGCCGCGCTCTTCCTGCGAGATGCCGACTTTGATAACTTCCGGCGCGAAATATGCCAGATAGACGAAGTGCGGGTTTTGATTAATTTTTGCTGGGCCGACACCGAATCGGCGTTATAAAACGCAGGATTAAAACCAGTCCGATTACGACATTTCAGGCAGTTTTCATATTTACCGTCAACCGTGGCGCTGTCAGGACAAACCTGGCTGCAATGATTGTCAAAATCCACCCAGCCGGTACAATATTTGGTCGAAAAATCAAACGCCAGTGACGGCTCCTGTCCCAAAACATCACCACGCTCAGTCTTGCCGTCAATCTGCCATTCCAGAAATGGCCGGTTTTCGGTATCAAAGCTGGCGTAGCTTAGCAAAAACTCCCCAGACATAGCACCATTATATCAAAAGCCGCCCGGTAACCGCCCGGGACGGCTTCAAATGTCAAAAACGGTCTATAGTGGCGCTTCGACAGCTGCCCAGGTGGCGTCCGGATTGTCATCAGGGATGATGATGGTGACTTGGTCGCCGACTTCGATGCGGAAGAAGGTGACGCTGGCGAGCAGGATGCGATATTCACGGCCATTGGCTTCGACGTAGTAAACG is drawn from Candidatus Saccharibacteria bacterium oral taxon 488 and contains these coding sequences:
- a CDS encoding DUF2797 domain-containing protein, with protein sequence MNQNPHFVYLAYFAPEVIKVGISQEERGIRRLLEQGARLAVKLETFASALIARQYEAKIAGLDGIIEMVAASKKLGMIKQPLDTAAAEQALADTLIRIQQKLGLDFPNRTLIMCDEYFHTDGRDLSSVIDMTGHKTMAGVVISVIGSVLITDYDGQLLAYNVKKFIGYQAQTIDGAINIEIPSTQLALF
- the dnaX gene encoding DNA polymerase III subunit gamma/tau; the protein is MSQALYRKYRSRSLDEVLGQDHVTNILRRALEQGKIAHAYLLTGPRGVGKTSVARILAHEINQLPYDEDASHLDIIEIDAASNNGVDDIRTLREKAQVAPVSAPKKIYIIDEVHMLSKPAFNALLKTLEEPPAHVVFILATTDADKLPATILSRVQQFFFRPIPTDIMARQLMTIAEKEGFSIEEDAARLIAERSRGGFRDGISMLDQLSALADANKPLNSANVAQYLGLSAAETLENLLELYQQRDASGALSLLDELEQAGTDPVVLSRQLLSLLRARLHQRPELITLVKQLIEIDRHPHPDLKLLTIFMDNREQVTDTSPELISPSITSPKTTAKPPLTISKSPIDKPESSAADTETPAAQPAENLPKTTPKNQQTNDSKSKEAVGAATPADNQPTSDNPPTSATDIDWDKIIALAKEQSFAIATLLQHCSWQRNGNTLTLYVGNAFNKKKLDDAKNRPLIATIVQQVTGTELDIATIGQKAPPKDAELAKIAELMGGGEEVNLEELS
- the dnaB gene encoding replicative DNA helicase, with product MSETTQTETIAGKLPPQNLDAEKSLLGAILIDEEVLADAAEIVKPNDFYDKNHGLIFAGMMRLFEKHKPVDLLTLTDELKRKDELELIGGSAYLTELTNYVPTAAHAAAYAEMVAQTAVRRRLIKASSGITELGYDESTTTQELLEKAEAELFSVSDQSLKQDLVSLESILTDSFDRIEELHRNKGSLRGMRTGYRDLDTMTAGLQKSDLIILAARPAMGKTTLVTNLAYNVATIEKKPVLFFSLEMSKEQLTDRMLADAAGVDSWNIRTGNLSGDDFEKLSEAMGEMAEAPIYIDDTPGLSILEMRTKARRLAHEGEIGLIIVDYLQLMQATNNHNGNRVQEVSEISRGLKLIARELNVPLIALSQLSRSVESRTPPIPQLADLRESGSIEQDADIVSFIYRPGYYEPDNPEVQNITDLIIAKHRNGPVGKIQLYFHPERLRFMSLDRKHD